From Helicobacter sp. MIT 21-1697, a single genomic window includes:
- a CDS encoding MFS transporter, which translates to MKTTALNATNKTILVLALSSFCMGVTEFIIAGVLQDVKAYFGVDSNKAGLLTTLYAVGVVVGAPLLSIPLSGFNRKLQLLLNLGVFALANFVIYVSDNFILSAIARFIAGTQHGVFFVIATLTAIQVSPKEKESRNLALMVSGLTIALVSGVPLGTFIGQIFGFKSIFLLICLCTLIAFVSAIVFMPSHLQGCKTHINALFKAFLHLPLLKAYAITICTCGGAFVLYTYITDLLTQKSHFEETSIVYILLLYGIFAILGNLFGGRLADNKGSIRALHIVLFLQIVFYALVSVSAYSQVFVVINLAIMGFLSFASIPALKVNAMNMARKYTPDSMDSSVSVNEAAFNVGIALANQIGGLVVVAPFLGVGFNPLFASLFALPAFILVLRKIE; encoded by the coding sequence ATGAAAACAACAGCTTTGAATGCAACAAACAAAACGATTTTAGTTTTAGCTCTTAGCTCTTTTTGTATGGGTGTTACAGAATTTATTATCGCAGGTGTTTTGCAAGATGTCAAGGCATACTTTGGCGTAGATTCTAATAAGGCGGGATTGCTGACGACTTTGTATGCGGTAGGTGTAGTTGTTGGTGCGCCGCTTTTAAGTATTCCTCTCAGTGGATTCAATCGTAAATTACAGCTTTTGCTCAATCTTGGCGTGTTTGCTTTGGCAAATTTTGTGATTTATGTGAGCGATAATTTTATACTCAGTGCCATTGCACGATTTATCGCAGGCACACAGCACGGAGTATTTTTTGTCATTGCTACACTTACAGCGATTCAAGTCTCTCCCAAAGAAAAAGAATCTCGCAATCTTGCATTAATGGTATCAGGCTTAACGATTGCACTTGTGAGTGGTGTGCCTTTGGGGACATTTATTGGGCAAATTTTTGGTTTTAAATCTATTTTTTTGCTTATTTGCCTTTGCACGCTCATCGCTTTTGTAAGCGCAATTGTTTTTATGCCAAGTCATTTGCAAGGCTGTAAGACGCATATAAATGCACTTTTTAAGGCTTTTTTACATCTACCATTGCTCAAAGCCTATGCTATTACGATATGCACTTGTGGCGGGGCATTTGTGCTTTATACTTATATAACAGATTTACTGACACAAAAAAGCCATTTTGAAGAGACAAGCATTGTCTATATTTTGTTGCTCTATGGCATATTTGCGATTTTAGGGAATCTCTTTGGTGGCAGACTTGCTGATAATAAGGGCTCAATTCGTGCCTTACACATTGTGCTTTTTTTACAAATTGTCTTTTACGCTCTTGTAAGCGTGAGTGCGTATTCACAAGTGTTTGTTGTGATAAATTTAGCAATTATGGGTTTTTTGTCCTTTGCCTCAATTCCCGCGCTCAAAGTCAATGCGATGAATATGGCGCGCAAATATACGCCTGATTCTATGGATAGCTCGGTGAGTGTGAATGAAGCAGCCTTTAATGTCGGCATTGCATTGGCAAATCAAATCGGTGGTTTGGTTGTTGTTGCACCATTTTTGGGGGTTGGTTTCAATCCTCTTTTTGCTTCACTCTTCGCACTGCCTGCTTTTATTTTAGTATTACGCAAGATAGAGTAG
- a CDS encoding tRNA (uridine(54)-C5)-methyltransferase TrmA — translation MNCKHFGVCGGCTNIQDYSAQLQAKHNLTLQEFHSFIFDKDSQSSHSPSPIEVFASPQEGFRARAEFRFYRALENQNTLDFAMNAFGHNHRVRIEQCLILLPLVQRIMPLLLHYVRTYDILSYKLYACNFLSCLDNETLITLIYHKSLDSRWESLALKIQKELQNALNATIHIIGRSKNAKHILSSDIICEHLTLFANTPKEHTYTFFKQESRFCQPNPFINTQMLEFIFSSLASIYTSQTPCDMLELYCGSGNFTIPLSLIFRRIFATEVVKSAITLLQKNMAENNVENITPARLNAFESIQALRKERTFFRLKDIDVDNFAFDCVLIDPPRSGVNEQEILHFLQGFNTIVYVSCNPHTLLRDMRTLCQSHYIMRFGLFDQFPHTHHRECIVILRKHSH, via the coding sequence ATGAATTGTAAGCATTTTGGCGTATGTGGAGGTTGCACAAATATACAAGATTATTCGGCACAACTCCAAGCAAAGCATAATCTCACTTTGCAAGAATTTCACTCCTTTATATTTGACAAAGATTCTCAATCCTCTCATAGCCCCTCACCCATAGAAGTGTTTGCCTCACCGCAAGAAGGATTTAGAGCAAGGGCAGAATTTAGATTCTATCGCGCTTTAGAGAATCAAAACACACTTGATTTTGCTATGAATGCATTTGGACATAATCATCGTGTGCGAATTGAGCAATGCCTGATTCTCCTCCCGCTTGTGCAACGCATTATGCCACTTTTATTGCATTATGTGCGCACATACGATATACTAAGTTACAAACTTTATGCGTGCAATTTCCTCTCTTGCTTAGATAATGAAACTCTTATCACTCTTATTTATCACAAGAGCTTAGATTCGCGCTGGGAATCTCTTGCATTAAAAATACAAAAAGAACTCCAAAACGCCCTTAATGCGACTATTCACATTATCGGAAGAAGTAAAAATGCTAAACATATCCTCTCAAGCGATATTATATGTGAGCATCTTACACTCTTTGCAAACACTCCAAAAGAACACACCTATACCTTTTTCAAACAAGAATCACGATTTTGCCAACCCAATCCTTTTATCAACACTCAAATGCTTGAATTTATCTTTTCCTCACTCGCCTCAATCTATACTTCACAAACTCCTTGTGATATGCTTGAACTTTATTGTGGGAGCGGTAATTTCACCATTCCTCTCTCTCTAATATTTCGCCGCATTTTTGCTACTGAAGTAGTCAAATCTGCCATTACCCTTTTGCAAAAAAATATGGCTGAAAATAATGTAGAAAATATCACTCCTGCGCGACTTAACGCATTTGAGAGTATCCAAGCATTGCGTAAAGAACGCACCTTTTTTCGTCTCAAAGATATTGATGTGGATAATTTCGCATTTGATTGTGTGCTTATTGACCCACCTCGTAGCGGTGTCAATGAGCAAGAAATATTGCATTTCTTGCAAGGTTTTAACACGATTGTATATGTCTCGTGTAATCCTCACACACTATTGCGCGATATGCGCACTCTTTGCCAAAGCCATTATATAATGCGATTTGGACTTTTTGACCAATTTCCACATACACACCATAGAGAATGCATAGTCATTTTACGCAAACACTCTCATTGA
- the fliP gene encoding flagellar type III secretion system pore protein FliP (The bacterial flagellar biogenesis protein FliP forms a type III secretion system (T3SS)-type pore required for flagellar assembly.) encodes MKKILYLLSLSIIFAYAEPTEPKLEPALPAPSSVPSVPSIPNNPILPSVDLSLTAPKEPTELVATLNIVLIITLLVIAPSLVLVMTSFTRIVIVFAFLRTALGTQQSPPTQVLVSLALILTFFIMEPVATKSYEVGIKPYTEKKISYDEAFERAIVPFKDFMIKNTREKDLALFFRIRHLENPQSVDDVPLTVLLPAFMISELKTAFWIGFLLYLPFLVIDMVISSVLMAMGMMMLPPVMISLPFKILVFILVDGWNLLIGNLVQGFK; translated from the coding sequence TTGAAAAAAATACTTTACCTGCTTAGTTTATCTATAATTTTTGCTTATGCAGAGCCAACAGAGCCAAAACTAGAGCCCGCACTTCCTGCACCCTCTAGCGTTCCCTCTGTGCCATCAATCCCAAATAATCCCATTCTGCCATCAGTAGATTTATCTCTCACTGCACCAAAAGAACCTACCGAACTTGTCGCTACACTCAATATTGTCCTTATTATCACACTTCTTGTCATTGCCCCCTCACTTGTGCTTGTGATGACAAGCTTTACCCGCATTGTCATTGTCTTTGCTTTTTTGCGCACCGCACTTGGCACGCAGCAGTCTCCTCCTACGCAAGTGCTTGTAAGTCTTGCACTGATTCTGACATTTTTTATTATGGAACCTGTGGCAACCAAAAGCTATGAAGTGGGTATTAAACCCTATACAGAAAAAAAAATCTCCTATGATGAAGCCTTTGAAAGGGCGATTGTGCCCTTTAAAGATTTTATGATTAAAAACACGCGCGAAAAGGACTTGGCTCTTTTTTTTAGAATCCGCCATCTTGAAAATCCTCAAAGTGTTGATGATGTGCCTTTAACGGTGCTACTTCCTGCATTTATGATTAGTGAGCTTAAAACTGCATTTTGGATTGGATTCTTGCTTTATCTGCCTTTTTTAGTCATTGATATGGTGATTAGCTCGGTGCTTATGGCTATGGGTATGATGATGTTGCCACCTGTAATGATTTCATTGCCTTTTAAGATTCTCGTTTTTATACTTGTTGATGGGTGGAATCTCTTGATTGGTAACCTTGTGCAAGGCTTTAAGTAG
- the glmU gene encoding bifunctional UDP-N-acetylglucosamine diphosphorylase/glucosamine-1-phosphate N-acetyltransferase GlmU, protein MNVSVVILAAGAGTRMKSKMPKVLHKICGKEMLFYSIDEALQISDDVHIVLFHQENTIKERVICAYKQAYANGALHFHLQDHAHYPGTGGALMQGQSAGINAKKPFCYQYDEILILNGDMPLVRSQTLKSLCQNKAQIVMSVLHLQNPFGYGRVVIESGEVQRIIEQKDATESELVIQDVNAGVYKFHKSILELYLPQVQNANNQQEFYLTDVIFYAKENGVKIAALQVKEEEFMGVNSKIQLSSAQEVMLQRLREKAMEQGVIMHLPHTIYIESNVTFSGECIIEQGVQILGDSYISDSHIKAHSVIEQSIIESSDVGPLAHIRPKSHIKNTHIGNFVETKSSILRGVKVGHLSYLGDCEVDEGSNIGAGVITCNYDGKAKHKTIIGKSVFVGSDVQLIAPLKIESNVLIGAGSTITKDIEYGDLALSRTAQQNIKDGFFKFFSPKNEEKKEE, encoded by the coding sequence ATGAATGTATCAGTAGTTATTTTAGCCGCAGGAGCTGGGACACGAATGAAATCAAAGATGCCCAAAGTGCTGCATAAAATCTGTGGCAAAGAAATGCTATTTTACTCCATTGATGAAGCATTGCAAATAAGTGATGATGTGCATATTGTGCTTTTTCATCAAGAAAATACAATTAAAGAGCGCGTGATTTGTGCTTACAAACAGGCTTATGCTAATGGAGCATTGCATTTTCATCTCCAAGACCACGCTCATTATCCCGGAACGGGTGGTGCGCTAATGCAAGGACAAAGTGCAGGGATAAATGCCAAAAAGCCTTTTTGTTATCAATATGATGAGATTCTTATTTTAAATGGTGATATGCCTCTTGTGCGCTCACAAACTCTTAAGTCTTTATGCCAAAACAAAGCACAAATTGTAATGAGTGTCTTGCATCTTCAAAATCCCTTTGGTTATGGGCGTGTAGTGATAGAATCGGGTGAAGTGCAAAGGATTATTGAGCAAAAAGACGCCACAGAATCCGAGCTTGTAATACAAGATGTCAATGCGGGTGTTTATAAGTTTCACAAATCAATCCTTGAACTTTATTTGCCCCAAGTGCAAAATGCGAACAATCAGCAAGAATTTTATCTTACTGATGTGATTTTTTATGCTAAAGAAAATGGTGTGAAAATAGCCGCACTGCAAGTTAAAGAAGAGGAGTTTATGGGAGTAAATTCTAAGATTCAGCTCTCATCTGCCCAAGAGGTGATGCTTCAAAGATTGCGCGAGAAGGCAATGGAGCAGGGTGTAATTATGCACTTGCCTCATACTATTTATATAGAATCTAATGTTACCTTTAGTGGCGAGTGCATTATAGAGCAGGGAGTGCAGATATTAGGAGATTCTTATATTAGTGATTCTCATATTAAAGCCCATAGTGTGATTGAGCAAAGTATTATAGAATCAAGTGATGTTGGACCCTTGGCGCATATCCGTCCTAAGAGCCATATTAAAAATACGCATATTGGTAATTTTGTTGAGACAAAATCAAGTATTTTGCGTGGCGTGAAAGTAGGACATTTAAGCTATCTTGGGGATTGTGAGGTAGATGAGGGTAGCAATATCGGTGCAGGAGTGATTACTTGTAATTATGACGGCAAAGCAAAACATAAGACAATTATTGGTAAAAGCGTGTTTGTAGGGAGTGATGTGCAACTTATTGCGCCTTTAAAGATAGAATCAAATGTGCTTATTGGTGCAGGAAGCACGATTACAAAAGATATTGAATATGGAGATTTGGCACTCTCACGCACTGCGCAACAAAATATTAAAGATGGATTTTTTAAATTTTTTTCCCCTAAAAATGAAGAAAAAAAGGAGGAGTAA
- the thiS gene encoding sulfur carrier protein ThiS: MSGHILLNGKDYELNEQVSILSLLKELGILHKAMAIAVNTQVVKKCLWESYILQNGDEVEILDFVGGG; the protein is encoded by the coding sequence ATGAGTGGGCATATATTACTCAATGGCAAGGATTATGAGCTAAATGAGCAAGTAAGCATTTTATCACTTTTAAAAGAGTTAGGTATTCTCCACAAAGCAATGGCGATTGCAGTGAATACGCAGGTTGTAAAAAAATGCTTATGGGAAAGCTATATATTGCAAAATGGTGATGAGGTGGAGATTTTAGATTTTGTTGGTGGTGGATAA
- a CDS encoding phospholipase D family protein, which translates to MQSIWSFFLSSTNIAFLTLVCLFIFAGCSSIVATTKDIKDPLALQSKPTPVFDPILTAIGTPYREKLKHNPTITGGMLVSDGLDAFLHRAYLARMAEKSIILQTYIYKNDLASRILMHEIWLAAQRGVIVKILIDDNGLDSDFSDIIALSSHPNIEVKIFNPYKNRSKILRYPEMVFDFNRINHRMHNKLFIVDDIALIIGGRNIADNYFDQNHHINFVDTDVLFIGKVAMEGKKNFYEYWNFHRSIPVSLLKFKTPLKKLKSSMESLKANPQWVDYEEKINALIQKYKNKSFEVFWGNAVFIGDKPEKIQDSQAQKPIAKALAEILNFTHKNLYISAAYFVPSKEGIKRFKMLIDSGVDINILTNSLASTDSLVVYSAWERYRNTLIKEGANIYEYQYQGRGKSKLRDKISKSKASLHSKSIVFDDCITWIGSFNLDPRSTHLNTESVVIFDNPHFAKVLKADLMIDMENAWHVYDKNGKTFWEGDNEGQTEVFTYPPDTGIWTRILKTLAKILPESQI; encoded by the coding sequence ATGCAATCTATTTGGTCTTTTTTTCTTTCATCAACAAATATTGCTTTCCTCACTCTTGTATGCCTTTTTATATTCGCTGGTTGCTCTTCCATTGTTGCAACTACTAAAGATATTAAAGACCCACTCGCGCTTCAATCAAAGCCAACACCTGTTTTTGACCCTATCCTTACCGCTATTGGCACGCCTTATAGAGAGAAACTCAAACATAATCCAACTATTACAGGAGGAATGCTCGTAAGCGATGGATTAGACGCATTTTTGCACCGCGCTTATCTTGCTCGTATGGCAGAAAAAAGCATTATCTTGCAAACTTATATTTATAAAAATGACCTTGCTTCGCGTATCCTTATGCACGAGATTTGGCTTGCTGCACAAAGAGGAGTGATAGTCAAAATACTCATTGATGATAATGGTTTAGATTCTGATTTTTCAGATATTATTGCTCTGAGTTCTCACCCAAATATTGAAGTAAAAATATTCAATCCCTATAAAAACCGATCAAAAATCCTACGTTACCCAGAAATGGTATTTGATTTTAACCGCATTAATCATCGTATGCACAATAAGCTCTTTATTGTAGATGATATTGCCCTTATTATTGGCGGACGAAATATCGCAGATAATTATTTTGACCAAAACCATCATATTAATTTTGTTGATACAGATGTGCTTTTTATTGGCAAAGTAGCAATGGAGGGCAAAAAAAATTTCTATGAATATTGGAATTTTCATCGTTCTATTCCTGTTTCGCTCCTTAAATTCAAAACGCCACTCAAAAAACTCAAATCCTCTATGGAGAGCCTCAAAGCAAATCCGCAATGGGTAGATTATGAAGAAAAAATCAATGCCCTCATTCAAAAATACAAAAATAAATCTTTTGAAGTATTTTGGGGTAACGCCGTGTTTATTGGCGATAAGCCAGAAAAAATCCAAGACTCACAAGCACAAAAACCCATTGCTAAAGCACTTGCGGAGATTCTCAATTTTACACATAAGAATCTTTATATTTCTGCTGCTTATTTCGTGCCAAGCAAAGAAGGCATAAAACGTTTTAAAATGCTCATTGATTCAGGAGTAGATATTAATATTCTTACAAACTCTCTTGCCTCTACGGATTCTCTTGTTGTATATAGTGCGTGGGAACGTTATCGTAACACTCTTATTAAAGAGGGGGCGAATATATATGAATATCAGTATCAAGGGAGGGGCAAATCAAAGCTACGTGATAAAATATCAAAGTCCAAAGCTTCTTTGCATAGCAAAAGCATTGTATTTGATGATTGCATTACTTGGATTGGGAGTTTTAATCTTGACCCGCGTTCAACTCATCTGAATACCGAATCTGTTGTTATTTTTGATAATCCCCATTTTGCAAAAGTGCTCAAGGCTGATTTAATGATAGATATGGAAAATGCGTGGCACGTATATGATAAAAATGGCAAAACATTTTGGGAGGGAGATAATGAAGGACAAACAGAAGTTTTTACCTACCCTCCTGATACAGGTATTTGGACAAGGATTCTAAAAACACTTGCAAAAATCCTCCCTGAAAGTCAAATTTAA
- a CDS encoding fumarate reductase iron-sulfur subunit has protein sequence MSATQQKGRTLTIRALKFDPQSAVSKPHFREYKLEEAHSMTVFIALGMIREQQDPDLSFDFVCRAGICGSCAMMINGRPRLACKTLTQDFPDGVITLMPLPAFKLIKDLSVNTGEWFAGMTKRVESWIHTQHQPDISKLEMPIEPEVADEVFELDRCIECGCCIASCATKVMREDFVGAAGMNRIVRFMLDPHDERTDEDYYELVGNDDGVFGCMSLIACHDTCPKELPLQSKIAYLRRKMLSVGMK, from the coding sequence ATGAGTGCAACACAACAAAAAGGAAGAACATTAACGATTCGGGCATTAAAGTTTGACCCACAAAGTGCAGTGTCAAAGCCACATTTTCGTGAGTATAAACTTGAAGAAGCTCATTCAATGACGGTTTTTATTGCATTGGGTATGATTAGAGAGCAGCAAGACCCTGATTTAAGCTTTGACTTTGTATGTCGTGCTGGTATCTGTGGAAGTTGCGCGATGATGATTAACGGACGCCCAAGACTCGCGTGTAAAACGCTCACTCAAGATTTCCCAGATGGTGTCATTACGCTTATGCCCCTCCCTGCATTTAAGCTTATCAAAGATTTAAGTGTAAATACAGGTGAATGGTTTGCAGGTATGACAAAACGCGTTGAGAGCTGGATACACACTCAACATCAGCCTGACATTTCTAAGCTTGAAATGCCTATTGAGCCAGAAGTAGCCGATGAAGTTTTTGAGCTTGATAGATGTATTGAGTGTGGTTGCTGTATTGCAAGCTGTGCAACAAAAGTTATGCGCGAAGATTTTGTAGGCGCAGCAGGAATGAATCGTATTGTGCGCTTTATGCTTGACCCACACGATGAGCGAACTGATGAGGATTATTACGAACTTGTAGGCAATGACGATGGTGTGTTCGGCTGTATGAGTCTTATTGCGTGCCACGATACTTGCCCCAAAGAACTTCCACTACAAAGTAAAATTGCTTATTTACGCCGCAAAATGCTCAGTGTAGGTATGAAATAA